A section of the Euzebyales bacterium genome encodes:
- a CDS encoding universal stress protein: MGRIVVGVDGSPPADRALRWAVREARLRSSAVEVVHCFIAHGSGPVTRAQEQQLADTRLEAITIRNRDALDRVTWRAATTAVRAVPSSGLIAAAVDADLLVVGARDAEGFHRLRLGSTGYRTAAHSPVPVAVIGADGGGPEDMDARRPLVVGVDGSPAAHRALLWAVDEARRRSVSLTVAHAYQPTVPATPEAEAAARHAAEAIVRGLEHDTVTVETVVVRGTPAGRLLELSGSDRLLVIGTRGGGPLSDMPFGSVSHQCLHHACGPTVIVP; the protein is encoded by the coding sequence GTGGGTCGCATCGTCGTCGGCGTCGACGGCTCACCACCGGCCGACCGCGCGCTGCGGTGGGCGGTGCGTGAGGCCCGACTGCGATCGTCTGCCGTCGAGGTCGTCCACTGCTTCATCGCACACGGCAGTGGTCCCGTGACCCGCGCCCAGGAGCAGCAGCTCGCCGACACACGGCTCGAGGCGATCACGATCCGCAACCGTGACGCGCTCGATCGCGTCACGTGGAGAGCCGCGACGACCGCCGTCAGGGCGGTGCCCAGTAGCGGTCTCATCGCCGCCGCGGTCGACGCCGATCTCCTCGTCGTCGGTGCCCGGGACGCAGAAGGGTTCCATCGACTGCGGTTGGGATCCACCGGCTACCGCACCGCGGCGCACTCGCCGGTGCCGGTAGCGGTGATCGGCGCCGACGGCGGCGGGCCCGAAGACATGGACGCAAGACGTCCGCTGGTGGTTGGGGTGGACGGCTCACCTGCTGCGCACCGCGCGCTGCTGTGGGCGGTCGACGAGGCCCGACGTCGGTCGGTGTCTTTGACCGTCGCCCACGCCTACCAGCCCACCGTGCCGGCGACGCCGGAGGCGGAAGCAGCCGCCCGGCACGCCGCGGAAGCCATCGTGCGGGGTCTGGAACACGACACGGTGACAGTGGAGACGGTGGTCGTTCGCGGCACACCTGCCGGCAGGCTGCTCGAGCTGTCCGGCAGTGACCGCCTGCTGGTCATTGGCACGCGCGGCGGCGGTCCGCTGTCCGACATGCCGTTCGGTTCGGTCAGCCATCAGTGCCTGCACCACGCGTGCGGTCCGACGGTGATCGTCCCCTGA
- a CDS encoding DUF1876 domain-containing protein — MPAAKRWTVEIYLSEHPEDEGGHTHAEARLHTQDATDLRGRGEARKHPNDADVPEIGDELAAARALSDLAHQLLHAAADDIEGVTHQPVADLVD; from the coding sequence ATGCCGGCCGCGAAGCGTTGGACCGTCGAGATCTATCTCAGTGAGCACCCCGAAGACGAGGGGGGGCACACCCACGCCGAGGCACGGCTGCACACGCAGGACGCCACCGACCTGCGCGGCCGCGGTGAGGCACGCAAGCACCCGAATGACGCCGACGTACCCGAGATCGGTGATGAGCTCGCCGCCGCCAGAGCACTGTCGGACCTCGCGCATCAGCTGCTCCATGCCGCTGCAGACGACATCGAAGGCGTGACCCACCAGCCCGTCGCCGACCTCGTCGACTGA